From Dromaius novaehollandiae isolate bDroNov1 chromosome 15, bDroNov1.hap1, whole genome shotgun sequence, a single genomic window includes:
- the SMIM33 gene encoding small integral membrane protein 33: MNVSAPSSQLRQPEPQDSAGFTPTSVVKSVTKKSDALPMISVIVVVFVLLAVFIIIVVHYGPHLRTIQITLYHEPMPQDLNGGVYLTDWKKLGSQKKQSAQYCQRELDSKDTAGASYQCSCKHHLPCRNAEPNVIEITYL, encoded by the coding sequence ATGAACGTCTCTGCCCCCAGCAGCCAGCTGAGACAGCCCGAGCCCCAGGACTCAGCCGGATTCACTCCCACCTCTGTTGTTAAGAGTGTGACAAAGAAGTCCGATGCCCTGCCTATGATCTCTGTAATCGTTGTCGTCTTTGTCCTCCTGGCTGTCTTCATTATCATTGTGGTGCACTATGGCCCTCATCTCCGCACCATCCAAATCACCCTTTACCATGAGCCCATGCCGCAGGACTTGAACGGCGGTGTGTACCTCACGGACTGGAAGAAGCTGGGCTCCCAGAAGAAGCAGTCAGCTCAGTACTGCCAGCGAGAGCTGGACAGCAAGGACACGGCTGGGGCAAGCTACCAGTGCTCATGTAAGCACCACCTTCCCTGCAGGAACGCGGAGCCTAACGTCATAGAGATCACGTACTTGTAA